The Desulfofundulus salinus genome includes the window GGAAAGACAAATGGTGTCTACGGCGAAGTCCTTTTCCGTCCCCGGTACGGGTTGGCCCTGTTCATCCAGTTGCCAGATCACGGCCCCTTCCACTTCCCGCCCGCCGTAGGCCCGCTTGATGGTATGGCTGGTATAGATGGGCACTCCCGCCCGGCGCACCTTGGCCGCATGAACCCAGTAGGCGCCAATTCCCGGGGCAGCCTCCACAATGGCGGCTACCTCCATGCCGGCCTGCAGCAGCTGGTAGGTGACGATAACCCCGATATTGCCGGCGCCGACCATCAGGACCCGCTTTCCGGGCAGAATGCCGTAAACATTGACCAGTGTCTGTACCGCACCGGCACCATAAATGCCCGGCAGGTCATTGTTGGGGAAGGCCAGGGTTTTTTCCGATGCTCCCGTGGCCACAATTACCCGGGAAGGCTTCAGGTAAAAGACTCTCCCTTCCCGTTCCACCCCCAGTACGCCGTCTTCATAGAAACCAAAGACGGTGGCGCCGGTCAGGGCTTCAATTAGGGGATGGGATATAACCTGGCCGGTGAGTTCTGCAGCGATATTGATCCCCCGTTCCGAGGCCCTGTGGCTGCGGGAGCCGAAAAAACGGTGAGTTTGCTTGATTAGCTGGCCCCCAGGCCGGTCCTGGCGGTCTAAAAGGACCACCCGGGCACCGGCGTTTGCTGCTTCCAGGGCGGCACAGAGTCCGGCCGGACCGCCGCCAATGACTGCAATCTCTATAAAGCTAATTTCCTGCTGCATAAATAACTCCCTTTCCTTTCTGGCTTTCCACCACCATGCCCGGGCGCAGCTTTTCCACGCATATCCGCACGTTGGGTTCCCCGTTTACAATCATGAGACAGGAGGAACAGTTGCCGATGGCACAGAAAAGGCCCCGGGGGCGGTGGAGCACCGGGCTTTCCCGCATGACCCGGATGCCGGCGGCGTGCAGGGCCGCGGCAATAGTTTCCCCTTCGTAGCCTTCATACTCTTTGCCGTCAAAGGTAAACTTTATTTTTTTACCTCGCCTGAATTCCAAAACCGGGTGCTGCTCTATACGCATGGTCAAACCTCCATTTCAATTTACGAAAATTACATGACGATTTGCGAAGGTACAAATACCATACGCAAAAAGAATGCCAGGAAAAAACGTTTTTGCAGCCTGATATGGCCGAAAAAGAAAGTTATGTGTATAATAAATTGGACGATTTGTTTAGACAATTTGACAAAATTTAAACAGAGCCGGATAATTTGCCTGTCCTTCTTTGTGAGGATACCTGGCAGGAAAGTGCCGTTTTGTCGAGAATATTACCTTAACTGGCTTTACTCCGAAGGAAGGTGCACATTTTCATGGAAGACCGCTATCAAAGGGAGATAAACTACCTGCGGGTTTCGGTCACCGACCGCTGTAATTTACGCTGCCATTACTGCATGCCTCCCCAGGGTGTATCCGTCGTGCCCCGGAAGGAAATCCTTACCCTGGAAGAAATTGTCCGGGTGGTCCAGGCATCTACAAGGGTGGGAGTGAAAAAAGTGCGCCTTACCGGAGGGGAGCCTTTGGTACGCCGCGGGATAACCGGTCTTGTGCGGGCGCTGGCCGCCATACCGGAAATTGACGACCTGGCCCTCACCACCAACGGCATCCTGCTGGCCGCCCAGGCCGGCCAGTTAAAGGCCGCCGGTCTGCGCCGGGTAAACGTCAGCCTGGATACATTAAAACCCGAACGCTACAGTTACATTACCCGGGGAGGCCGGCTGGAAGCGGTATGGCAGGGAATTGAGAGGTCCCTGGAGCTGGGCCTTCATCCGGTTAAGCTAAATGTGGTGGTCGTGCGCGGATTTAATGATGATGAAATTTGCGATCTGGCCCGCCTTTCATTAGACCGGCCGCTGCACGTACGTTTCATTGAATTGATGCCCTTTGGAACAGCTGCCGGCGTTTCCAGGGAAGGCTATGTTTCCACGGCGGAAATCAGGGGGTGGATTGAGGAGGAACTGGGCCAGTTGCAGGAAGTGCGTAAGCTGACGGGTAGTGGGCCGGCACGTTACTACCGCCTGGCGGGGGCGGCGGGGACCATTGGGTTTATCAGTGCGGTGAGCGACCATTTCTGCGGACGGTGCAACCGCCTGCGTCTGACCGCCACCGGCGCTTTAAGACCGTGCCTTTTTCATGAATACGAAATTGATCTCAAAGGGCCTTTGCGCCGGGGGGCTACCCTGGATGAACTGGCTGAACTGGTAGCCCGGGCTGTCCGGGACAAGCCCGGCCAGCACCATTTAAACCAGGGGCAGTCCTGCTCCCGGAAAAACATGTCTCAAATTGGTGGGTAGGAGTTGGTAAGCAATATATGGAAGGCACGCCTTTAAACCATTTTGACTTCCAGGGCAAGGCTCACATGGTGGATGTAAGCGGGAAAGGGGATACCCTCCGGGAGGCGGTTGCCCGGGGGGAAGTGCTCATGCGCCCGGAAACCTTAAACATCATTGCCGGCGGTACTGCAGCCAAGGGAGATGTGCTGGGGGTAGCCCGGCTGGCCGGGATCATGGCCGCCAAAAAAACGCAGGAACTCATTCCCCTGGCCCATCCCATTCCTTTAACCAGTGTGCACGTGGATTTTCGCCTGCAGCCCCCTGACAGGGTGGAGATCCAGGCCCGGGTACGGACCACCGGCAGGACCGGGGTGGAAATGGAGGCCCTCACGGCCACAAGTGTGGCCGCCCTGACTATCTATGATATGTGCAAGGCCGTGGACCGGGCCATGATAATCCAGAATATCCGGCTGGTTAGCAAAAGAGGCGGCAAAAGCGGGGAATTCCGGCGGGAGGGAGAAGAAGAATGGGAGTAATCGTAGCAGTGTGCGCAAGCCCGGAAAAGGGCACGCGCAAAAAGAACATTGGTACCGGTATGCTGGTGGCCAATCACGGTCTGGAGGGGGATGCCCACGCCGGGCACTGGCACCGCCAGGTCAGCCTTCTGGCCATGGAGAGCATCCAAAAAATGCGTGAACTGGGTTTGGACGTTAATCCTGGTGATTTTGCCGAAAACATTACCACCGAGGGGATAGATCTGACCAGTCTGCCCGTGGGTACCCGGCTGGCCATCGGCCCTGAAGCCATTGGGGAGGTAACCCAGATCGGCAAGGCATGCCATTCTGCCTGTGAGATCCGCCGGCTGACCGGGGACTGCATTATGCCCCGGGAGGGCATCTTTGTGCGTATTCTTGCCGGCGGGCCGGTGAAGGTGGGAGACCGGATAGAAGTCCTTGAACCGGGGAGTAGTTCCGGGAGATGAAGAACATGTCCGGCCCGCCTGGAATATGCATCGTAGGAACTTCCAACGCAGGTAAGACCACTTTTCTGGAGAAGCTGATTGCGGAATTTGAACGGCGCGGCTACCGCGTGGGAACCATCAAGCACCACCATGGCGATTTTGAAATAGATAAGCCGGGGAAGGATACCTGGCGCCATGCCCGGGCCGGTGCCCGGGCGGTATGCATTTCCGCTCCCCGTAAAATTGCCGTCATCCGCCAGGTGGATGAAGAGTTGTCCCCGGAGCAAATCGTTCCTTTGCTTGGCCCGGTGGATATCGTCCTGGCGGAAGGATACAAAAAGGCGGACTGGCCCCAGATCGAGGTCTGCCCGCTCAAGGGATGCACCGCCCTGGTAGGGAGAAAGGACCGGCTTATTGCCCTGGTGGGCGATGGAGTTTCCCATTCTCAGCTCCCCTGTTTTGGTACTGACGAAACAGGAGCGGTGGCGGATCTGATTATCAATTTTCTGGGCCTTGAATAATCTCTTCTCTTGAAAGGGTGATAACAATGGCCGTGGTGGAAGTAAGCATCGTACCTATCGGTACCGCCGGTACCAGTTTGAGTGCCTATGTAGCCCGGTGTGTGGATGTCCTGCAGAGCGAAAAGAATATTCACTATCAGCTGACCCCCATGGGGACCATCATGGAAGGGGATCTGGATGTCATTTTTTCGGTGGTCCGCCGGATGCACGAAGTGCCCTTTAGCCAGGGGATTGCCCGGGTGGTAACCACCATTCGCATTGACGACCGGCGGGATAAGGAATTGACCATGGCTGGCAAAGTGTCAGCGGTGGAGGAAAAGCTCAAGTAAGTATTCAGTACAGCCGTTATGATAAGGACCCAGTACTCACTGGGATACTGGCTCTTCCTGAAACCAGATGTGTCAATTAAACCTGAAACACCAGGAGCAAAAGCCATACTTTGGTGAGTGCTGGGCCGCATCCCACCGGGTTCACTGAATATTTACAGTCAGGGGGGGGGTGGGCTTGAAATACTATCTTGATTTAATTAACGATCTGGAGAAAGGGAATATTGCTCCGGTCTATCTCTTTTACGGCGAGGAGGCATTTCTGCAGGAAAAGGCCGTCCAAAGGTTCCGGGAGAAACTTCTGATGCCCCCGGCAGGGGAATTCAACCTTGACATTCTGGACGGGGAAGAGGTCACCGAAGAGGATATTGCCTCGCGGGCACAAACCCCCCCTTTTATGGCCGGCTGGCGCCTGGTCGTGGTCCGCCATGCCCCCTTTTTTACCGGTTCTCCCGGTACCTCCGGCAAAAAGGGAACCAAAGCTTCCTCCCGGGATACGGAGACCCCTTTGCTGGCCTATGTGCGGCAGCCTGCCCCCACTACCTGCCTGATTTTTACCACCACTCATCCCGTAGATCAGCGGCGACGCCTTTTTAAATCGCTTAAAGAAACCGGCCGGGTAGTGGAATTTACCTACTTAAAAACCCGGGACCTGGTGCGCTGGCTGGAAAAACAGGCGCGCCTGGTCCACAAGACCATCACTCCAGCCGCCGCCGGGTTGCTGGTACGGCGGGTGGGTCCCAGCCTGTTTGTTTTGAGCCAGGAAATGGCAAAGTTAATTTCTTATACCGGTTCCAGGGAAACCATCCTGGAGGAAGACATTTATCGCCTCACCGTGCCGGTGCTGGAGGAGAATATTTTTAACGTGGTCGATGCTATCGGGGAAAGGCGGATCGGGGCGGCGCTGGAGGGCATCCGGGAGTTAATACGACAAGGGCAGACGGGTCCGGCTATTCTGGCCATGGTGGCCCGGCAGTTCCGCCTGATCCTGCAGGCCCTGGAACTAACCGCCGAAAAACGGCCGCCGGGTGAGGTGGCGGCAAAACTGGGAGTTCATCCCTTTGTCGCCCAAAAGATTTTAGCCCAGTCAGGCAATTTCACCCGGGAGCAGGTAGTCACGGCCTTGCAAAAACTTTTGGAACTGGACCGGGCGGTGAAGAGGGGCAGGTTGGAGTTTTACCCGGGCATCGAAATGTTCCTGCTGGAGATAGGCCTGGGAACCGTGGCGTAAAAAGGTACTAAAAAACCACCTCTACTACCGGGTGGTTTTTTTTTTGGGTCATTTTCAGATTGTTGTTCCGGGAGGAGTGCTTGGGCTTAACTTACCTGGCGGTTGAACCGTCTGGTCAGGCGGGATTTTTTACGGGCAGCAGTATTTTTATGTATGATACCCTTCGTTACCGCCTTGTCAATGGCCCTTAACGCCCGGCGCAAGAGTTCCCTCGTCTCCTCCACATTGACACCGGCTGACAGAGCCCGCTCAAACTTCTTAATGGCAGTGCGCAGGGCGGACTTCAGCTGCTTATTACGGAGGGTGCGCCTGCGGGTCACCTTCACCCTTTTTATGGCCGACCTGGTATTGGGCACCTTTCAGTCACCTCCCAACAGCCCTCATTTTACCACGGGTTTAAAAAAATTGCAAGGGCAACCGGTATAGCCAGCTGTTTTTTTGTCAAAGCTATGTTCGTAGCAAAAAAGAGGAGGTGATGCCATGATGCAGTGGATGGGAGTGATTGTAAGGTTTATCGTCTCGGCGCTGGTGCTCATTGTGGTGAGCTGGCTCTCCCCGGGTTTTGTGGTGCGCGGGGGGTTCGTAGGGGCACTGATTGCCGCGGTGGTTATTGCCGCGCTGGGTTATATTGTGGAAGCCCTCCTGGGCGACCGGATTTCACCCCAGAGCCGGGGCATAGTAGGTTTTATTACCGCGGCAGTAGTAATCTACGTCGCTCAGTTTATCATTCCCAACCTGCTCAGTGTTAATTTGCTGGGCGCGTTGATTGCCGCCTTCGTTATCGGACTTATAGATGCTGTAGTGCCTACAGTATTGCGCTAGGAGTTAACCACTTTTGCCTGCAGGCAGGGTTGGCTTCATAAAGATCTCCTCCCGGGCATAAAATGGTACGGGCAATCCGGGAGGGGATTTTTTATGTACCACGCTCTTTACCGCTACCGCTACCGCTACCGTCCCCGCTGGCTGTGGCATAAACTCTACGGTTTCCTGGTGGTTACCGGGATTATTTTTTCGCTCCTTACCCTGGTGGTGGGAACAGTGGGACAGGTCTTTTTAAACAGGGACCCCCGGCTGTTCCTGGAGGCCGCCATGCCCCATCACGCCGCCGGCGAACAGGGTGAAGGTGAGTTTGCAGGCTCGTTTTTTAGTTTATGGCCCGGTTTGGTTGACTCTTTTGCCCTGCCTGGGAAAGACCCCCGGGCATTGCTTCGTTCCCAGTTGCCCC containing:
- a CDS encoding (2Fe-2S)-binding protein, with translation MRIEQHPVLEFRRGKKIKFTFDGKEYEGYEGETIAAALHAAGIRVMRESPVLHRPRGLFCAIGNCSSCLMIVNGEPNVRICVEKLRPGMVVESQKGKGVIYAAGN
- the mobB gene encoding molybdopterin-guanine dinucleotide biosynthesis protein B, whose translation is MSGPPGICIVGTSNAGKTTFLEKLIAEFERRGYRVGTIKHHHGDFEIDKPGKDTWRHARAGARAVCISAPRKIAVIRQVDEELSPEQIVPLLGPVDIVLAEGYKKADWPQIEVCPLKGCTALVGRKDRLIALVGDGVSHSQLPCFGTDETGAVADLIINFLGLE
- the moaA gene encoding GTP 3',8-cyclase MoaA; translation: MEDRYQREINYLRVSVTDRCNLRCHYCMPPQGVSVVPRKEILTLEEIVRVVQASTRVGVKKVRLTGGEPLVRRGITGLVRALAAIPEIDDLALTTNGILLAAQAGQLKAAGLRRVNVSLDTLKPERYSYITRGGRLEAVWQGIERSLELGLHPVKLNVVVVRGFNDDEICDLARLSLDRPLHVRFIELMPFGTAAGVSREGYVSTAEIRGWIEEELGQLQEVRKLTGSGPARYYRLAGAAGTIGFISAVSDHFCGRCNRLRLTATGALRPCLFHEYEIDLKGPLRRGATLDELAELVARAVRDKPGQHHLNQGQSCSRKNMSQIGG
- the holA gene encoding DNA polymerase III subunit delta, whose protein sequence is MKYYLDLINDLEKGNIAPVYLFYGEEAFLQEKAVQRFREKLLMPPAGEFNLDILDGEEVTEEDIASRAQTPPFMAGWRLVVVRHAPFFTGSPGTSGKKGTKASSRDTETPLLAYVRQPAPTTCLIFTTTHPVDQRRRLFKSLKETGRVVEFTYLKTRDLVRWLEKQARLVHKTITPAAAGLLVRRVGPSLFVLSQEMAKLISYTGSRETILEEDIYRLTVPVLEENIFNVVDAIGERRIGAALEGIRELIRQGQTGPAILAMVARQFRLILQALELTAEKRPPGEVAAKLGVHPFVAQKILAQSGNFTREQVVTALQKLLELDRAVKRGRLEFYPGIEMFLLEIGLGTVA
- a CDS encoding MTH1187 family thiamine-binding protein; this translates as MAVVEVSIVPIGTAGTSLSAYVARCVDVLQSEKNIHYQLTPMGTIMEGDLDVIFSVVRRMHEVPFSQGIARVVTTIRIDDRRDKELTMAGKVSAVEEKLK
- a CDS encoding NAD(P)/FAD-dependent oxidoreductase, with product MQQEISFIEIAVIGGGPAGLCAALEAANAGARVVLLDRQDRPGGQLIKQTHRFFGSRSHRASERGINIAAELTGQVISHPLIEALTGATVFGFYEDGVLGVEREGRVFYLKPSRVIVATGASEKTLAFPNNDLPGIYGAGAVQTLVNVYGILPGKRVLMVGAGNIGVIVTYQLLQAGMEVAAIVEAAPGIGAYWVHAAKVRRAGVPIYTSHTIKRAYGGREVEGAVIWQLDEQGQPVPGTEKDFAVDTICLSVGLSPLVELLAQAGCRLAYVPQLGGHVPLRDANLQTTVPGVYVAGDAAGVEEASAAMMEGALAGLHAAYSLGYGRAGYEARRRELQHQLDSLRSGPVGEKIRTGLARVLAG
- a CDS encoding MOSC domain-containing protein yields the protein MGVIVAVCASPEKGTRKKNIGTGMLVANHGLEGDAHAGHWHRQVSLLAMESIQKMRELGLDVNPGDFAENITTEGIDLTSLPVGTRLAIGPEAIGEVTQIGKACHSACEIRRLTGDCIMPREGIFVRILAGGPVKVGDRIEVLEPGSSSGR
- the rpsT gene encoding 30S ribosomal protein S20 — protein: MPNTRSAIKRVKVTRRRTLRNKQLKSALRTAIKKFERALSAGVNVEETRELLRRALRAIDKAVTKGIIHKNTAARKKSRLTRRFNRQVS
- a CDS encoding phage holin family protein, whose translation is MQWMGVIVRFIVSALVLIVVSWLSPGFVVRGGFVGALIAAVVIAALGYIVEALLGDRISPQSRGIVGFITAAVVIYVAQFIIPNLLSVNLLGALIAAFVIGLIDAVVPTVLR
- the moaC gene encoding cyclic pyranopterin monophosphate synthase MoaC encodes the protein MEGTPLNHFDFQGKAHMVDVSGKGDTLREAVARGEVLMRPETLNIIAGGTAAKGDVLGVARLAGIMAAKKTQELIPLAHPIPLTSVHVDFRLQPPDRVEIQARVRTTGRTGVEMEALTATSVAALTIYDMCKAVDRAMIIQNIRLVSKRGGKSGEFRREGEEEWE